A section of the Enterobacter sp. C2 genome encodes:
- a CDS encoding ABC transporter permease, translating into MSKMLTTDGPGSSPATLPLLKRLLCWEGFLLAVTLLVFLINAFASPYFLNIWNLSDATFNFTEKAIIVLPMAMLIIAREIDLSVASTIALSSTVMGFCAQAGVDTPLLVVVGLGVGLLCGLFNGLLVTRFNLSSIVITIGTMSLYRGITYILLGDKALNTYPESFAWFGQGYVWGALSFEFALFIVLAGIFAFVLHRTNFGRRTYAIGNNPTGAWYSGINVKRHNLLLFALVGLMAGLASVLLTSRLGSTRPTIATGWELAVVTMAVLGGVNILGGSGSMVGVIIAAFLMGLVTFGLSLLNVPGIVMSIIIGAMLIVVISLPIITRRILQRRRI; encoded by the coding sequence ATGAGTAAAATGTTAACCACTGACGGCCCAGGCAGCTCTCCCGCAACGCTGCCGCTGCTGAAACGGCTCCTGTGCTGGGAGGGTTTCTTACTCGCCGTCACGCTGCTGGTGTTTTTAATTAACGCCTTCGCCTCTCCCTACTTTCTCAATATCTGGAACCTCTCTGACGCCACCTTTAACTTCACCGAGAAGGCGATCATCGTTCTGCCGATGGCGATGCTGATTATCGCCCGGGAGATTGATCTGTCGGTAGCCTCCACCATTGCCCTCAGCTCCACCGTGATGGGCTTTTGCGCCCAGGCGGGGGTGGATACACCGCTGCTGGTGGTTGTGGGGTTAGGCGTCGGTCTGCTGTGCGGCCTGTTTAACGGCCTGCTGGTGACGCGGTTTAATCTCTCCTCTATCGTCATCACCATCGGCACCATGAGTCTCTATCGCGGCATCACCTATATTCTGCTTGGTGATAAGGCGCTGAACACGTACCCCGAAAGCTTCGCGTGGTTCGGCCAGGGCTACGTCTGGGGGGCACTGTCGTTTGAGTTTGCGCTCTTTATCGTGCTGGCGGGCATTTTTGCGTTCGTGCTGCACCGTACTAACTTTGGCCGTCGCACCTACGCCATCGGCAACAACCCGACTGGAGCGTGGTACTCGGGCATCAACGTCAAGCGTCACAACCTGCTGCTGTTTGCCCTGGTGGGGCTGATGGCCGGACTGGCCTCGGTGCTGCTTACCTCGCGCCTCGGCAGTACCCGCCCCACTATCGCTACCGGCTGGGAGCTGGCGGTAGTGACTATGGCGGTGCTGGGTGGGGTCAATATTCTTGGCGGCTCCGGCAGCATGGTGGGCGTGATTATCGCCGCCTTCCTGATGGGGCTGGTGACCTTTGGCCTGAGCCTGCTTAACGTGCCGGGCATCGTGATGTCGATCATCATCGGCGCGATGCTGATTGTGGTCATCTCTCTGCCGATAATCACCCGCCGGATTCTGCAGCGAAGACGAATTTAA
- a CDS encoding AzlC family ABC transporter permease: MKHHLSCLKGDTIKAIVLVCLAVGIVGMSYGSLAIAYGFPIWVPFVLSITVLAGASEFMFIGIVASGGNPLAAAAAGLLVNARHVPFGVTVRDLVGKRGASLLGCHIMNDESVVFGLSQKTPEQRKAAYWLCGLGVAIIWPLGALLGAVVGKLLPAPETIGLDAVFPAILLALVVPAFKNRTTLIRACSGAALSLAAVPFAPVGLPVLLSLLGLAARKK, encoded by the coding sequence ATGAAACATCATCTCTCTTGCCTGAAAGGCGACACGATAAAGGCAATCGTTCTGGTCTGCCTGGCGGTGGGTATTGTCGGCATGTCCTATGGCTCGCTGGCTATCGCATACGGTTTCCCGATCTGGGTTCCCTTTGTGCTCTCTATTACCGTGCTGGCGGGCGCGTCTGAATTTATGTTCATCGGCATCGTTGCCAGCGGCGGCAATCCGCTGGCGGCGGCCGCCGCTGGTTTACTGGTTAACGCCCGCCATGTGCCGTTTGGCGTGACGGTGCGAGACCTGGTCGGCAAGCGCGGTGCGAGCCTGCTCGGCTGCCATATCATGAATGACGAAAGCGTGGTATTTGGCCTGTCGCAGAAAACGCCTGAACAGCGTAAAGCCGCCTACTGGCTGTGCGGATTAGGGGTGGCGATTATCTGGCCGCTCGGCGCACTGCTGGGTGCGGTGGTGGGTAAACTGCTGCCCGCTCCAGAGACCATCGGCCTGGATGCGGTCTTCCCGGCTATTTTGCTGGCGTTAGTGGTACCGGCTTTTAAAAATCGCACCACGCTTATTCGCGCCTGTAGCGGCGCAGCGTTATCACTTGCCGCCGTACCCTTTGCACCGGTAGGTTTACCGGTCCTGCTCTCTCTGCTCGGCCTGGCCGCAAGGAAAAAATAG
- a CDS encoding MFS transporter yields MSTTTCTHKDNPNFWIFGLFFFFYFFIMATCFPFLPIWLSDIIGLNKTHTGIVFSCISLSAIAFQPVLGVISDKLGLKKHMLWIIAVLLFLFAPFFLYVFAPLLKTNIWLGALSGGLYIGFVFSAGSGAIEAYIERVSRNSYFEYGKARMFGCLGWGLCASTGGILFGIDPSYVFWMGSAAALLLMLLLIIAKPKPNQTAEVMNALGANQPQITAKTVFNLFRQRKMWLFILYVVGVACVYDVFDQQFATFFKSFFATPQEGTRAFGFATTAGEICNAIIMFCSPWIINRIGAKNTLLIAGLIMATRIIGSSFATTVVEVVALKMLHALEVPFLLVGAFKYITGVFDTRLSATIYLIGFQFAKQSAAIFLSAFAGNMYDRIGFQDTYLMLGCFVLAITVVSAFTLSGRQQSVTQGNTVKVN; encoded by the coding sequence ATGAGCACAACAACCTGTACCCATAAAGACAACCCTAACTTCTGGATCTTCGGGCTGTTTTTCTTTTTCTACTTCTTCATTATGGCCACCTGCTTTCCGTTCTTGCCGATCTGGCTGTCGGATATCATCGGCCTGAATAAAACCCATACGGGGATCGTCTTCTCCTGTATCTCGCTCTCTGCCATCGCTTTCCAGCCCGTACTGGGCGTGATTTCGGACAAGCTGGGGCTGAAAAAACACATGCTGTGGATCATTGCGGTACTGCTGTTTCTGTTCGCACCGTTTTTCCTCTACGTTTTCGCCCCGTTGTTGAAAACCAACATCTGGCTGGGGGCATTAAGCGGGGGCCTGTACATTGGCTTTGTTTTCTCGGCGGGCTCGGGGGCTATCGAAGCCTATATTGAGCGCGTAAGCCGCAACAGCTACTTCGAATATGGCAAGGCGCGCATGTTTGGCTGCCTTGGCTGGGGACTCTGCGCATCGACAGGCGGGATCCTGTTCGGTATCGACCCGTCATACGTATTCTGGATGGGCTCGGCGGCGGCACTGCTGCTGATGCTGCTGTTGATTATCGCTAAACCAAAACCAAATCAGACAGCAGAGGTGATGAACGCGCTCGGAGCCAACCAGCCGCAAATCACGGCGAAAACGGTATTTAATCTGTTCCGCCAGCGCAAAATGTGGCTGTTTATTCTCTACGTGGTGGGCGTTGCCTGCGTCTATGACGTATTCGACCAGCAGTTTGCCACCTTCTTCAAATCCTTCTTTGCTACGCCGCAGGAGGGCACCCGCGCCTTTGGTTTTGCCACCACGGCCGGGGAGATCTGCAACGCCATTATCATGTTCTGCTCGCCGTGGATCATTAACCGCATCGGGGCAAAAAACACGCTGCTGATTGCCGGGCTGATTATGGCGACGCGTATTATTGGCTCGTCGTTCGCCACGACGGTGGTTGAGGTGGTCGCTCTGAAGATGCTGCATGCGCTGGAGGTGCCGTTCCTGCTGGTGGGGGCCTTTAAATACATTACCGGCGTATTTGATACCCGTTTGTCTGCCACTATCTACCTGATTGGCTTCCAATTTGCTAAACAGTCAGCGGCGATATTCCTCTCCGCTTTTGCCGGGAATATGTATGACCGGATCGGCTTCCAGGATACCTACCTGATGCTGGGCTGCTTTGTACTTGCGATTACGGTGGTATCGGCGTTTACGCTGAGCGGCAGACAGCAGAGTGTCACCCAAGGCAACACGGTGAAAGTGAATTAA
- a CDS encoding XRE family transcriptional regulator has product MTQPISVIAKSLVRERLRTGLSLAEIARRAGIAKSTLSQLESGNGNPSLETLWSLCVALDIPFARLLEPQQPATQVIRRGEGTKVVAGQANYEAILLAACPPGARRDIYLLLTQPGADRISQPHPPGSVEHIIVTQGRALVGLTDAPEELGEGDYICYPADRPHIFKALEPDTHALLVAEQN; this is encoded by the coding sequence ATGACGCAGCCAATTAGCGTGATCGCTAAAAGTTTAGTGCGAGAACGTCTGCGAACCGGACTTTCCCTGGCGGAAATTGCTCGCCGGGCCGGGATCGCCAAATCCACGCTCTCTCAGCTAGAGTCTGGCAACGGCAACCCGAGCCTGGAGACGCTCTGGTCGCTGTGCGTGGCGCTGGACATTCCTTTCGCCCGTCTGCTGGAGCCGCAGCAGCCCGCGACGCAGGTGATCCGCCGGGGAGAGGGAACGAAGGTGGTTGCCGGGCAGGCGAACTATGAGGCAATTTTACTGGCCGCCTGTCCACCGGGCGCGCGGCGTGATATCTATTTACTGCTGACCCAGCCAGGCGCGGATCGCATCTCCCAGCCTCATCCGCCGGGATCGGTGGAGCACATCATTGTGACCCAGGGTCGGGCGCTCGTAGGGCTGACCGACGCGCCGGAAGAGCTGGGGGAAGGGGATTACATCTGCTATCCCGCCGATCGGCCGCATATCTTTAAAGCGCTTGAGCCGGATACGCATGCGCTTTTGGTTGCGGAACAAAACTAA
- the rhaM gene encoding L-rhamnose mutarotase, giving the protein MIRKAFVMQVNANAHEEYERRHNPIWPELEAVLKDHGAHHYAIYLDKARNLLFATVEIESEERWNAVANTDVCQRWWQHMRDVMPANADNSPVSAELKEVFYLE; this is encoded by the coding sequence ATGATCCGTAAAGCTTTTGTCATGCAGGTCAACGCCAACGCGCATGAGGAGTACGAGCGCCGCCATAATCCCATCTGGCCCGAGCTGGAGGCGGTTCTGAAGGATCACGGCGCGCATCACTATGCTATCTATCTCGATAAAGCGCGTAACCTGCTGTTTGCCACCGTGGAGATTGAGTCTGAGGAGCGCTGGAACGCGGTCGCTAACACCGACGTCTGCCAGCGCTGGTGGCAACATATGCGCGACGTCATGCCCGCCAATGCCGATAACAGCCCGGTTAGCGCCGAGCTAAAAGAGGTTTTCTACCTGGAGTGA
- a CDS encoding DUF1471 domain-containing protein produces MKNIKTFVAVIALTASFGSFAAQSISVTDTTLSGAEAKIAAQAEQAGASSYKITQAYSGNYVHMTAELTK; encoded by the coding sequence ATGAAAAACATCAAAACTTTTGTTGCAGTTATCGCTCTTACCGCTTCCTTCGGTTCTTTTGCTGCCCAGTCCATCTCTGTGACTGACACCACGCTCTCCGGTGCGGAAGCAAAAATCGCCGCTCAGGCCGAGCAGGCTGGCGCGTCATCTTACAAAATTACCCAGGCTTACTCAGGTAACTATGTACACATGACCGCTGAGTTGACCAAATAA
- a CDS encoding alpha-galactosidase, with protein MHDSILRLESKMVDVVLKTHPFAEILYWGPHLNHFSPQDAESLSRPVANGRLDVDSPVTLMAELGHGLFGTPGIEGHRDGLDSSPVFKTTHVQQQGQSLTVTAEDEHAGLRLVSELALDASGVLVVRHGLTNLRAQAWQVDRLAVTLPIAERAGEVMAFHGRWIREFQPHRVKLEHDSFVIENRRGRTSHEHFPALISGTQAFSEMHGDVWGVHLGWSGNHRLRAEAKTDGRRYLQAEALYLPGEMAVAEGETLWTPRLYASYSANGLNGMSQQFHHYLRDNVIRFPENKPRPVHLNTWEGIYFDHDPHYIMRMADEAAALGVERFIIDDGWFKGRNDDHAALGDWYLDEKKYPNGLMPVINHVKKLGMEFGIWVEPEMINPDSDLYRAHPDWVLAMPGYTQPTGRHQFVLNLNIPAAFEYLLERISWLLGEHPVDYIKWDMNRELVQPGHHGKAAADAQTRQFYRLLDILGERFPQVEFESCSSGGGRIDYEVLTRCHRFWASDNNDALERNTIQRGMSYFFPPEVMGAHIGHHKCHATFRQHSIAFRGLTALFGHMGLELDPLSVDEQEREGYRHYAALHKRWREVIHTGTQWRVDMPDTATLVQGVVSQDRGQGLFIVSQLQMPDYTLMMPLRMPGLEAGAQYRITLLDHPDIRLTGEGGHTMRKLPAWMEAPQTVSGEWLMQAGIALPILDPESAILIGVERV; from the coding sequence ATGCATGATTCGATTTTACGACTGGAAAGCAAGATGGTAGACGTGGTGTTGAAAACTCACCCGTTTGCTGAAATTCTTTACTGGGGCCCGCACCTTAACCACTTTTCGCCGCAGGATGCAGAGAGTTTGTCTCGCCCGGTTGCCAACGGCAGACTAGACGTTGACTCGCCGGTCACGCTGATGGCCGAGTTGGGTCACGGTCTGTTTGGAACGCCAGGCATTGAAGGCCATCGCGATGGTTTAGACAGCTCGCCAGTATTCAAAACCACACACGTGCAGCAGCAGGGGCAATCCCTTACCGTGACCGCGGAAGATGAGCATGCCGGCCTGCGTCTGGTCAGCGAGCTTGCTCTCGACGCCAGCGGCGTGCTGGTGGTACGCCACGGTTTAACCAATCTGCGGGCGCAGGCGTGGCAGGTCGATCGTCTTGCCGTCACGCTGCCTATTGCCGAGCGCGCCGGAGAGGTGATGGCCTTTCACGGACGCTGGATCCGCGAATTCCAGCCGCACCGCGTGAAGCTTGAACATGACAGCTTCGTGATTGAAAACCGTCGCGGTCGCACCTCTCATGAACACTTCCCGGCGCTAATTAGCGGTACCCAGGCATTCAGTGAAATGCACGGCGACGTGTGGGGCGTGCACCTTGGCTGGAGCGGCAACCACCGTCTGCGGGCCGAGGCCAAAACTGACGGCCGCCGCTATCTGCAGGCCGAAGCGCTCTACCTGCCGGGAGAGATGGCTGTTGCCGAAGGGGAAACCCTCTGGACGCCGCGCCTGTATGCCAGCTACTCCGCAAACGGACTGAACGGGATGAGCCAGCAGTTCCATCACTATCTGCGGGACAACGTTATCCGCTTCCCGGAAAACAAGCCGCGCCCGGTGCACCTCAATACCTGGGAAGGGATCTATTTCGACCACGATCCGCACTACATCATGCGGATGGCGGACGAAGCGGCAGCGCTGGGCGTGGAGCGATTTATTATCGATGACGGCTGGTTTAAAGGGCGCAACGACGACCACGCCGCGCTAGGTGACTGGTATCTTGATGAGAAAAAGTACCCCAACGGCCTGATGCCGGTGATTAACCACGTTAAAAAGCTCGGCATGGAGTTCGGTATCTGGGTGGAGCCGGAGATGATCAACCCGGACTCCGATCTCTACCGGGCGCATCCGGACTGGGTGCTGGCAATGCCGGGATATACGCAGCCCACTGGGCGCCATCAGTTCGTCCTCAATCTGAATATTCCGGCAGCGTTCGAGTATCTGCTGGAACGTATCTCCTGGCTGCTGGGTGAGCACCCGGTGGACTATATAAAGTGGGACATGAACCGGGAGCTGGTGCAGCCGGGGCACCACGGCAAGGCCGCCGCCGATGCGCAAACGCGCCAGTTCTATCGCCTGCTCGATATCCTTGGCGAACGCTTCCCGCAGGTCGAGTTTGAGTCCTGCTCCTCGGGCGGAGGACGTATTGACTACGAGGTGCTGACCCGCTGCCATCGCTTCTGGGCATCCGATAACAACGACGCGCTGGAGCGTAATACCATTCAGCGCGGGATGAGCTACTTCTTCCCGCCGGAGGTGATGGGCGCGCATATCGGTCATCATAAATGCCACGCCACCTTCCGCCAGCACAGCATTGCGTTTCGTGGGCTGACGGCGCTGTTTGGCCACATGGGGCTGGAGCTGGATCCGCTCAGCGTCGACGAGCAGGAGCGTGAGGGCTACCGGCATTACGCCGCGCTGCACAAGCGGTGGCGCGAGGTGATCCACACGGGTACTCAGTGGCGCGTGGATATGCCGGATACCGCTACGCTGGTGCAGGGCGTCGTGAGTCAGGATCGAGGCCAGGGTTTGTTTATCGTCAGCCAGCTTCAGATGCCGGATTACACCCTGATGATGCCGCTGCGCATGCCGGGGCTGGAGGCGGGGGCGCAATACCGTATCACGCTGCTCGATCATCCTGACATTCGCTTAACCGGCGAGGGCGGACATACCATGCGCAAACTGCCTGCGTGGATGGAGGCCCCGCAGACGGTAAGCGGTGAGTGGTTGATGCAGGCAGGCATTGCACTGCCGATTCTGGATCCGGAAAGCGCCATCCTGATTGGTGTCGAACGGGTGTAA
- a CDS encoding ABC transporter permease: MWQQLLKNREALLAAVIVLMVLAIGSRMPSFIAPGNLAEMFNDTAILIILALGQMMVLLTKGIDLSMAANLALTGMIVALLNFHHPDIPVWALLILATGLGLVMGAINGLLVWKMGIPAIVVTLGTMSIYRGIIFLLSDGGWINSHQMSGDFLALPRASVLGLPLLSWCAVAALLLVGYFLRYSRTGRALYTAGGNATAAYYTGINAGKMQFVSFCLSGALAGFCGYLWISRFAVAYVDVANGFELQVVAACVIGGVSTMGGTGRVLGCLFGALFLGVINNALPVIGISPFWQMAISGTVIVIAVLLNERGNKRKGRLILRDAALARQKQAVKS, encoded by the coding sequence ATGTGGCAACAACTGCTTAAAAACCGCGAGGCGCTGCTGGCCGCGGTGATCGTCCTGATGGTACTGGCTATCGGCAGCCGCATGCCGTCGTTTATCGCCCCTGGCAATCTGGCAGAGATGTTTAACGATACGGCGATCCTGATTATTCTCGCCCTCGGCCAGATGATGGTGCTGCTGACCAAGGGCATCGATCTGTCGATGGCCGCCAACCTGGCGCTGACCGGGATGATTGTCGCCCTGCTCAACTTCCATCATCCTGATATTCCGGTCTGGGCGCTGCTGATCCTGGCGACCGGCCTTGGACTGGTGATGGGCGCGATCAACGGCCTGCTGGTGTGGAAGATGGGCATTCCGGCGATTGTGGTGACGCTCGGCACCATGAGCATCTATCGCGGCATTATCTTTCTACTTTCTGACGGGGGCTGGATCAACTCCCACCAGATGAGCGGCGATTTCCTTGCTCTGCCGCGCGCCAGCGTGCTGGGGCTGCCGCTGCTGAGCTGGTGCGCCGTCGCCGCGCTGCTGCTGGTAGGCTACTTCTTGCGCTACAGCCGCACCGGGCGGGCGCTCTATACCGCAGGCGGCAACGCCACAGCAGCCTACTACACCGGCATCAACGCTGGAAAAATGCAGTTCGTCAGCTTCTGCCTCTCCGGCGCGCTGGCCGGGTTCTGCGGCTACCTGTGGATCTCCCGCTTCGCCGTGGCCTATGTCGACGTCGCTAACGGCTTTGAGCTGCAGGTGGTGGCCGCCTGCGTAATCGGTGGGGTTAGCACCATGGGCGGTACGGGCCGCGTGCTCGGCTGCTTGTTTGGCGCGCTGTTCCTCGGCGTGATCAACAACGCGCTGCCGGTGATCGGTATCTCGCCCTTCTGGCAGATGGCCATCTCCGGCACGGTGATTGTGATAGCGGTTCTGCTTAATGAGCGCGGCAATAAACGCAAAGGTCGGCTGATCCTGCGCGACGCGGCGCTGGCCCGACAGAAACAGGCGGTGAAATCATGA
- a CDS encoding LacI family DNA-binding transcriptional regulator produces the protein MSLKAIAKELGLSVTTVSRALNGYDDVSKETRARVEAEAQRRGYRPNTFARRLKMGKIDAVGLVFPVHPVPLNNSVFMEMVGEISHELARHEIDLLLIADDDLADKHSYMRMVQSRRVDALIVAHTLDHDPRLEQLQSIGFPFLALGRSQLPQPYAWFDFDNYAGMYHATRWLIDKGHQRIALLGENNSQAFITQRRQGYLDALAEAGLSSEWLRTMPPSRRAGYTTTRDLLSLASPPTAILTDCNTHGDGVAMALSQLGRLTGDNAVSLVVYDGLPQDSIVDVDVAAVIQATRQGVGKQIADMVLRLINGEDIAQLQVLWQPGFSAGQTA, from the coding sequence ATGTCGCTTAAAGCCATTGCCAAAGAACTCGGGCTGTCCGTTACCACCGTTAGCCGTGCGCTCAACGGGTATGATGATGTCTCCAAAGAGACGCGTGCCCGGGTTGAAGCGGAAGCGCAGCGCCGCGGCTATCGTCCGAATACCTTTGCCCGTCGTCTGAAGATGGGCAAAATCGACGCCGTTGGGCTGGTTTTCCCGGTGCATCCTGTTCCGCTCAATAACAGCGTATTTATGGAGATGGTCGGCGAAATTAGCCACGAACTTGCGCGGCATGAGATTGATTTGCTGCTCATTGCCGATGACGATCTGGCCGATAAGCATAGCTATATGCGCATGGTACAGAGCCGCCGCGTGGATGCGCTGATCGTTGCCCATACGCTTGACCACGATCCGCGTCTTGAGCAGCTTCAGAGTATCGGTTTTCCCTTCCTGGCGCTGGGCCGCAGCCAGCTGCCGCAGCCGTATGCATGGTTTGACTTCGACAACTACGCCGGGATGTATCACGCCACGCGCTGGCTGATTGATAAGGGCCATCAACGTATTGCCCTGCTGGGCGAAAATAATTCTCAGGCTTTTATCACCCAACGCCGCCAGGGCTACCTTGATGCCCTGGCCGAGGCGGGGCTGTCCAGCGAATGGCTACGCACCATGCCGCCTTCACGGCGTGCAGGCTATACCACGACGCGGGATCTGCTCTCGCTGGCATCGCCTCCAACGGCAATTCTTACCGACTGCAATACCCACGGCGATGGGGTGGCGATGGCCCTGTCCCAGCTTGGCCGCTTAACCGGCGATAATGCCGTTTCGCTGGTGGTTTACGACGGTCTGCCGCAGGACAGCATCGTGGATGTCGACGTGGCGGCGGTGATCCAGGCTACCCGTCAGGGCGTCGGCAAACAGATCGCCGACATGGTGCTGCGGTTAATTAACGGCGAGGATATCGCCCAGCTTCAGGTGCTGTGGCAGCCAGGCTTTTCTGCCGGGCAGACGGCGTAA
- a CDS encoding AzlD domain-containing protein has protein sequence MENMTVFILGIVLLSAGTYLMRLGGAKLGSRLALSERSQALLSDAATVLLFSVALATTFYEGDHFAGMARVIGVAFAVFLAWRKMPLIVVIVAAAVVTALLRLAGVA, from the coding sequence GTGGAAAACATGACGGTATTTATTCTCGGCATCGTCCTGTTATCAGCAGGCACCTATTTGATGCGTCTGGGCGGAGCCAAACTCGGTAGCCGGCTGGCCCTCTCTGAACGTTCGCAGGCATTGCTTTCCGATGCGGCCACCGTGCTGCTGTTTTCTGTGGCGCTGGCAACCACCTTTTACGAAGGGGATCATTTTGCCGGTATGGCGCGGGTGATCGGCGTCGCCTTTGCCGTATTCCTGGCCTGGCGCAAGATGCCGTTAATTGTGGTGATCGTGGCGGCAGCGGTGGTGACGGCACTGCTGCGGCTGGCGGGCGTGGCATAA
- the fdhD gene encoding formate dehydrogenase accessory sulfurtransferase FdhD has product MLSTPKKSTDITGCRQVTLWKRDDLQHPQPDSVAEEVPVALVYNGISHVVMMASPKDLSEFAIGFSLSEGIIDAPAEIYGMDVVPSCNGLEVQIELSSRRFMGLKERRRALAGRTGCGVCGVEQLNDIGKPITPLPFTQTFDLANLDRALRQLSSVQPVGQLTGCTHAAAWIAADGELMGGHEDVGRHVALDKLLGHRAREGAGWQQGAALVSSRASYEMVQKSAMCGVEILFAVSAATTLAVEVAERCNLTLVGFCKPGRATIYTHPQRLVGA; this is encoded by the coding sequence ATGCTCTCTACTCCTAAAAAGTCGACCGATATCACCGGGTGCCGCCAGGTGACGCTGTGGAAACGTGATGATTTACAGCACCCTCAGCCGGACAGCGTGGCGGAAGAGGTGCCTGTCGCGCTGGTCTACAACGGGATTTCACACGTGGTGATGATGGCTTCGCCGAAGGATCTCAGCGAGTTCGCCATTGGGTTCTCTCTTTCGGAAGGCATCATCGACGCCCCGGCGGAGATCTACGGGATGGACGTGGTGCCCTCCTGTAACGGTCTGGAGGTGCAGATTGAGCTCTCCAGCCGCCGCTTTATGGGACTGAAAGAGCGCCGTCGGGCGCTGGCGGGCCGTACCGGCTGCGGCGTATGCGGCGTGGAGCAGCTTAATGATATCGGCAAGCCGATTACCCCGCTGCCTTTTACCCAGACGTTCGATCTGGCGAATCTGGATCGGGCGCTTCGCCAGCTGAGCAGCGTTCAGCCGGTCGGCCAGCTTACCGGCTGTACCCATGCTGCGGCGTGGATTGCGGCCGATGGCGAGCTGATGGGCGGGCACGAGGATGTCGGCAGGCACGTGGCGCTGGATAAACTGCTGGGCCATCGCGCCCGGGAAGGCGCTGGCTGGCAGCAGGGGGCGGCGCTGGTCTCCAGCCGGGCGAGCTATGAGATGGTGCAGAAGTCGGCCATGTGCGGCGTAGAAATTCTGTTTGCAGTCTCGGCGGCTACAACGTTGGCGGTCGAGGTTGCCGAACGCTGCAACCTGACGCTGGTGGGTTTTTGCAAGCCGGGCAGGGCCACGATCTATACCCATCCACAGCGGTTGGTGGGTGCATAA